A segment of the Leptolyngbya sp. NIES-3755 genome:
ACGACCGCAATCCCAACCGAGCCACCAAAAGGAATCAGTGCCATTGTTCCGATCGTTAATCCAAACAGCAATCCAAACGGGACTCGCAAAGTTAGAAAAATTACAGTCAGTACGAATCCCATCGAAGTCGATGAAATCAATTGACTGAAAAAGAAATTCTGAAAGCTGAGGCGCAACGTCTCGGTGAATGGATCTCGAATGCGATGTGGCAACCATTCGACTAAACTTTCCCAAAGTCGATCGCTATGTTGTAGCAAATAAAACGTCAATACCAGCGTCAACAGTAAATCAAGCAAACTGGTTACAGTAATCACCGCTAATCCAAGAATGTCGCCTGCCAATCGTTGCAATTGATTTTTTACTGGAGCCGTGATTTGATCTGCCAATACATCAAGACTGATCGGAAATCCCGCTTTCTCGATTTGATCATTGAGTAAAATCAATTGTCGCTGTCCCGAATCGATCCAATCGGGCAATCGAATCACTAACTGTTGAGCTTGCTGGAGTGCCAAAGGAACGAGCGTCACCCCGATCGCGAGCAAGATCGAAATCGTGAATAGAAACACCACGATCGCGGCTCTTCCTCGTGTGGTTCCGTGTTGCTGCATGTAGCTGACAGGATAATTCAGCAGAAAAGTGAGCAACGATGCGCCAACCACGATCGCTAAAAGGGAATGGAAATAACTAAAAATTGATGAGAGCGCCCAGGCATTTAATACTACAAGCGGCACAAAAGTGGCGATTAAGATCGCTTTCGATACGGGAGTTAGGGACTCCCACCAAATCCACAATTTATTGCGATGAGGCATGATGCAACAACCAACAACAGAAATTCACGAGAGTGTTTTGGGCAGTCTCTAGATATTATTATCGCGCTTTGGTTTCGGTTCATCCTCCTTCCTTGTGATTCCCTTGTGTTATGAATGACTTCGATCGCTTAGAACCTGATGCAATTCGGCATCTTCGACTCTTTTTCTACCTTTTACCTGTTTTTGGGTTTTTCCCAGCAGTTTGGACGCTGTATCGTCGATCGAGCAGTCGGCAAGAACGTATTCTGAGCCGATTTGTGGTGAAATTTGCGATGGGCTGGTTGCTTCTCTATGGATTGATGGGCGCGAGTGCGTTCACGTCCGAATCTGCTCAGTTGCCGTTATTACTCACTGCAAGCTTTATGACTTCGGGTTATTTCGTGCTGAATCTCTACCTAATGGTGCGATTATGGCAGCGAAAAACGATCGAGCTTCCACTTATCGGGAAAGTCGGTCGATTGCTTTAAGAATGTGATGCAGTTCGATCGTGGATGACTTTTGGGAGAGG
Coding sequences within it:
- a CDS encoding hypothetical protein (hypothetical protein Npun_F1538;~similar to AA sequence:cyanobase_aa:LBDG_10010): MPHRNKLWIWWESLTPVSKAILIATFVPLVVLNAWALSSIFSYFHSLLAIVVGASLLTFLLNYPVSYMQQHGTTRGRAAIVVFLFTISILLAIGVTLVPLALQQAQQLVIRLPDWIDSGQRQLILLNDQIEKAGFPISLDVLADQITAPVKNQLQRLAGDILGLAVITVTSLLDLLLTLVLTFYLLQHSDRLWESLVEWLPHRIRDPFTETLRLSFQNFFFSQLISSTSMGFVLTVIFLTLRVPFGLLFGLTIGTMALIPFGGSVGIAVVSLLVALRDIGLGVEVLIASLIVQQIIENLIMPRVLGSFTGLNPVWVFISILMGARVGGLLGVVVAVPIAVVLKSILVSLRAPHSTIVVAADSVAMNVPRSEELSKASES
- a CDS encoding hypothetical protein (conserved membrane hypothetical protein;~similar to AA sequence:cyanobase_aa:LBDG_10000), producing the protein MNDFDRLEPDAIRHLRLFFYLLPVFGFFPAVWTLYRRSSSRQERILSRFVVKFAMGWLLLYGLMGASAFTSESAQLPLLLTASFMTSGYFVLNLYLMVRLWQRKTIELPLIGKVGRLL